One segment of Aquimarina sp. BL5 DNA contains the following:
- a CDS encoding OmpH family outer membrane protein, producing the protein MKTKVLLVLAAILWLSFSNTAEAQKGIRVGYIDMDYILENVPEYNEASADLETKVQKWKVEIEAELKEVEQMRKDLNNERVLLTKELIEEREEDIFFKEKEILEYQQKRFGPNGDLFLQKKRLVQPVQDQVFVAVQEVAKNKKYDFIFDKSADLVMLYSADRYDISDQILLRINRASKRKQVNSKKEKKALERAEKRNVEQEKEVTDREKASSRKQSEREQLLAERKAARDSIRAAKKKEFEERRAKLIEAQKRKKDSIKALKEQLKDDTPSNNDDGETKENDDN; encoded by the coding sequence ATGAAAACAAAAGTTCTTTTAGTATTAGCAGCTATCCTTTGGTTATCTTTCTCCAACACAGCAGAAGCTCAAAAAGGTATAAGAGTCGGTTATATAGATATGGATTATATCTTAGAAAATGTACCTGAATATAATGAAGCTTCGGCTGACCTGGAAACCAAAGTACAAAAGTGGAAAGTAGAAATTGAAGCTGAATTAAAGGAAGTCGAACAAATGAGGAAAGACCTCAACAATGAACGTGTTCTGCTGACTAAAGAGCTTATTGAAGAAAGAGAAGAAGATATTTTCTTTAAGGAAAAAGAAATTCTTGAATATCAACAAAAGAGATTTGGACCTAATGGTGACTTATTTCTTCAAAAAAAGAGATTAGTACAACCTGTACAGGATCAAGTTTTTGTTGCAGTACAAGAAGTAGCAAAAAATAAAAAATATGATTTTATATTTGATAAATCTGCAGACCTAGTAATGCTATATTCTGCTGATAGATACGATATAAGTGATCAAATATTATTAAGAATTAATAGAGCTTCCAAAAGAAAGCAAGTTAATAGTAAGAAAGAGAAAAAAGCATTAGAGCGTGCTGAAAAAAGAAATGTTGAACAGGAAAAAGAAGTAACGGATAGAGAAAAAGCATCATCCCGTAAACAATCTGAAAGAGAACAATTACTTGCAGAAAGAAAAGCTGCAAGAGATTCGATCAGAGCTGCTAAGAAAAAAGAATTTGAAGAAAGAAGAGCTAAATTAATAGAAGCTCAAAAAAGAAAGAAAGATTCAATAAAAGCTTTAAAAGAGCAATTGAAAGACGATACACCTTCTAATAATGATGATGGTGAGACGAAGGAAAATGATGATAATTAG
- a CDS encoding OmpH family outer membrane protein encodes MKKFRTLLVACAFILGASSFVNAQSKVAHIASQELVEAMPAFKAAKSEIDKLNKTYEAEIRNMVLELQNTMKKYQAEAPTKTEEENAKRAQEVQTTEKSIGDYRQNALQDLQKKEIELLKPIYESARVSIQKVARAQGFEYVLDSTTGTGVILADGKNLMADVKKDLGI; translated from the coding sequence ATGAAAAAGTTTAGAACCCTATTAGTAGCCTGTGCATTCATCCTAGGAGCATCAAGCTTTGTAAATGCACAATCTAAAGTAGCACATATCGCTTCGCAGGAACTTGTGGAAGCAATGCCTGCTTTTAAAGCTGCCAAAAGCGAAATTGACAAGCTAAACAAAACGTATGAAGCAGAAATCAGGAATATGGTTTTGGAATTGCAAAATACGATGAAAAAGTATCAGGCCGAAGCTCCTACCAAAACTGAAGAAGAAAATGCTAAAAGAGCACAAGAAGTTCAAACTACAGAGAAAAGCATCGGAGACTACAGACAGAATGCTTTACAAGATCTTCAGAAGAAAGAAATTGAACTATTAAAGCCTATCTACGAAAGCGCACGTGTTTCTATACAAAAAGTAGCAAGAGCACAAGGATTTGAATACGTATTAGATTCTACAACCGGAACAGGAGTTATTCTAGCTGACGGAAAAAATCTAATGGCAGATGTAAAAAAAGATTTAGGTATCTAA
- the murI gene encoding glutamate racemase, whose amino-acid sequence MNKQAIGIFDSGIGGTSIWKEIALAMPNENTIYLADSKYAPYGKRSTDEIISLSIKNTKKLIELNCKIIVVACNTATTNAIKVLREQFDIPFIGIEPAIKPAALNTKTQKVGVLATKGTLSSELFAKTSDLYANKIEVIEVIGTGLVELIEEGKIQTPEMHLLLESYIQPLIEKNIDYLVLGCSHYPYLIPILKKMLPNHIDIIDSGEAVAKQTKVILSKNDLLSANSQQGIHTFFTNGSLHILQEILKKSNIPSISKMLAF is encoded by the coding sequence ATGAATAAACAAGCAATAGGCATCTTTGACTCAGGTATTGGTGGAACTTCCATTTGGAAAGAAATTGCTTTAGCAATGCCAAATGAAAATACAATATACTTGGCAGATAGTAAATATGCTCCCTATGGTAAACGTAGTACCGATGAAATTATATCACTAAGTATTAAGAACACCAAAAAGCTTATTGAACTAAATTGCAAAATCATTGTTGTTGCTTGTAATACTGCTACTACAAATGCCATAAAAGTACTTAGGGAACAATTTGATATTCCATTCATCGGTATTGAACCTGCTATAAAACCAGCCGCTCTTAACACAAAAACTCAAAAGGTTGGTGTTTTAGCTACAAAAGGTACATTATCCAGTGAATTGTTTGCTAAAACATCAGATCTCTATGCAAACAAAATAGAGGTTATTGAAGTTATTGGAACTGGATTGGTAGAACTTATAGAAGAGGGAAAAATCCAAACTCCAGAAATGCATCTTCTATTAGAGTCATATATACAGCCTTTGATTGAAAAAAATATTGATTATCTTGTTTTAGGCTGTAGTCATTACCCATACCTCATCCCGATCTTAAAAAAAATGCTTCCCAATCATATAGACATCATAGATTCTGGTGAAGCAGTAGCTAAACAAACTAAAGTGATTCTTTCCAAAAACGATCTTCTAAGTGCTAATTCACAGCAGGGAATACATACTTTTTTTACTAATGGGTCATTACATATTCTACAAGAGATTCTAAAAAAAAGTAATATCCCTTCCATTTCAAAAATGTTAGCATTTTAG
- a CDS encoding LytTR family DNA-binding domain-containing protein codes for MNLTAIVVDDEANSRAILKNYLNKYCPTVEVLGEAASVQETLTLLESNNPDLLFLDVEMPYGNAFDLLEQVPDRTFETVFVTAYDHYAVDALNAQATYYLLKPIAIDNLIKAVEHVSHIKEREKELQDKVLTPKVSAAADGKITIPQQDGFEVLKISEILYCQADDNYTKIFLNQGQKLVSKTLKYFEDSLSDQGFVRIHKSFLVNVSTIVRYKKGKGGSVQLSSGKELMVSSSKKGALLDYFK; via the coding sequence GTGAATTTAACAGCAATTGTAGTAGATGATGAGGCTAATAGCCGAGCAATCTTAAAAAATTATCTTAATAAATATTGTCCAACGGTAGAAGTGTTAGGAGAAGCCGCAAGTGTTCAAGAAACATTAACGCTATTAGAATCTAATAATCCCGACCTTTTGTTTCTAGATGTAGAAATGCCATACGGTAATGCTTTTGATTTGTTGGAACAAGTGCCAGACAGAACTTTTGAAACGGTTTTTGTAACTGCCTATGACCATTATGCTGTAGACGCGCTAAACGCTCAAGCGACATATTATTTATTGAAACCAATAGCAATAGATAATCTTATAAAGGCTGTAGAACACGTAAGTCATATAAAAGAACGTGAAAAAGAATTGCAGGATAAGGTATTAACACCAAAAGTGTCTGCTGCTGCCGATGGAAAGATTACCATACCGCAACAAGATGGTTTTGAGGTATTGAAAATATCCGAAATTTTGTACTGTCAAGCCGATGATAATTATACCAAAATATTTCTCAATCAAGGACAGAAACTAGTTAGTAAAACCCTAAAGTATTTTGAAGATTCTTTGTCTGATCAAGGGTTTGTTAGAATTCATAAAAGTTTTTTAGTCAATGTAAGTACCATTGTGCGATATAAAAAAGGCAAAGGAGGCAGTGTTCAGTTATCCTCAGGAAAAGAACTTATGGTCTCCTCCTCTAAGAAGGGAGCTTTACTAGATTATTTTAAATAA
- a CDS encoding histidine kinase — MNRFCFILLFMWLLPSTFFAQDDVRRATEADITIRGTVKEDKTLKPIRDVEVRVEGIGDKVYYTNSLGDFKIQAKIGDNIIIKHDSFNTIYYTITSRERIDVKVQENPSVTNVQKVEKQKRSSAAYGANLAAARNSLKKDAATSIDYVTKALETIEEDDTFGDEKKAELFETLGDIYAHWKQPDLAESNYATSLTNKYSADVKIKLGIAQLLSENYETSLLTFNELEKSRLSSLQKVKVYQGLGDSYKGRNDNTNAINSYNKALSLAQKKKYEDIIVELNSKLAEILQRQGNLDDAEEYLGNSVQLASRRSKKSSARQRAKAADFYNKSNSFDKEIELRKEALEDIQDIERKEEFSTTVKDTIASAPASIDDRAITSQVQNYKIANAFAAQAEYDEAIPYLKESIKKAASENDLVVQKDATRKLGEVYREKGELKKASEAFEEYEVIIDKLYIQKEQEISQATRFSRELALKANRIATLEKDRELNESKYKLAFASQELAGQQKIIIYSLLGLSVLLFLAAYLMYRNIKQQQYANNLLALKSLRSQMNPHFIFNALNSVNTFIATSDERAANKYLTDFSLLMRSVLENSEEDFIPLEKEIELLELYVQLEHFRFQDKFDYTIEVDPEIDIKEYMIPPMLLQPYVENAVWHGLRYRPDKGLLSIHFSKTFDDTIEITISDNGIGREKSKALKTLNQKKQKSQGMSNIKKRINILNTMYKDKVDVFISDLTGQEEGTLVKLVLKKDK; from the coding sequence ATGAATAGATTTTGTTTCATTTTATTGTTTATGTGGTTGTTACCCAGTACTTTTTTTGCTCAAGATGATGTAAGAAGAGCGACTGAGGCTGATATAACCATACGAGGTACTGTAAAAGAAGATAAAACACTAAAACCCATAAGAGACGTAGAAGTTCGGGTAGAGGGAATAGGAGATAAGGTATACTACACTAATAGTTTAGGTGATTTTAAAATACAAGCTAAGATTGGTGATAATATTATTATTAAACATGATAGTTTTAATACAATTTATTATACGATTACAAGCCGGGAAAGAATAGATGTTAAAGTTCAGGAAAACCCATCGGTAACGAATGTTCAGAAGGTTGAAAAACAAAAAAGATCTTCTGCCGCATACGGAGCTAATCTTGCCGCTGCAAGAAATTCTTTGAAAAAAGATGCCGCAACAAGTATTGACTATGTTACAAAGGCTTTGGAAACAATAGAGGAAGACGACACTTTTGGTGATGAGAAGAAAGCTGAACTTTTTGAAACTTTAGGAGATATTTATGCTCACTGGAAACAGCCGGATCTAGCAGAAAGTAATTATGCAACTAGTCTTACTAATAAGTATAGCGCCGATGTAAAAATAAAATTAGGTATTGCTCAATTACTTAGTGAAAATTACGAGACTTCATTATTAACCTTTAATGAATTAGAGAAGTCTAGACTTAGCTCCTTACAGAAGGTGAAGGTGTATCAAGGACTAGGAGATAGTTATAAAGGACGTAACGATAATACTAATGCAATAAATAGCTATAATAAGGCATTATCATTAGCACAAAAAAAGAAGTATGAAGACATTATTGTTGAGTTAAATTCTAAGCTTGCTGAAATACTTCAAAGACAAGGAAATCTAGATGATGCAGAAGAATATTTGGGCAACTCAGTACAACTTGCTAGTAGGAGAAGTAAAAAATCATCTGCACGACAGAGAGCAAAAGCAGCGGATTTTTATAATAAGAGTAATAGTTTTGATAAAGAGATTGAATTAAGAAAAGAAGCACTTGAGGATATTCAGGATATTGAACGAAAAGAGGAATTCAGCACAACAGTAAAGGATACTATTGCATCTGCACCAGCTAGTATAGATGATCGTGCTATTACATCGCAGGTGCAGAACTATAAAATAGCGAATGCCTTTGCAGCGCAAGCTGAATATGATGAAGCGATACCCTATTTAAAAGAAAGTATTAAAAAAGCAGCCTCAGAAAATGATCTAGTTGTTCAGAAAGATGCTACAAGAAAATTAGGAGAAGTGTATCGTGAAAAAGGCGAACTTAAAAAAGCTTCTGAAGCTTTTGAAGAATATGAAGTAATTATTGATAAACTATATATTCAGAAAGAGCAGGAGATATCCCAAGCAACCAGATTTAGTAGAGAATTAGCATTAAAAGCAAATCGCATAGCTACCTTAGAAAAGGATAGAGAACTTAATGAAAGTAAATATAAACTTGCTTTTGCATCTCAGGAACTAGCTGGACAGCAAAAAATAATTATTTATTCCTTACTTGGATTATCTGTATTGTTGTTCCTTGCTGCGTATTTAATGTATCGCAATATAAAACAACAACAATATGCTAACAATTTATTAGCATTAAAATCATTGCGTTCTCAGATGAATCCGCACTTTATTTTTAATGCTTTAAACTCGGTAAATACATTCATTGCAACTAGTGATGAAAGAGCTGCGAACAAATATTTGACTGACTTTTCATTGTTAATGCGATCGGTTTTAGAAAATAGTGAAGAAGATTTTATACCATTAGAAAAAGAAATAGAATTGTTAGAATTGTACGTACAGTTGGAACATTTTAGATTTCAGGATAAATTCGATTATACTATAGAGGTAGATCCAGAAATTGATATTAAAGAATATATGATTCCGCCAATGTTGCTTCAGCCCTATGTAGAAAATGCTGTTTGGCATGGATTACGATACAGGCCAGATAAAGGGCTATTGTCCATACATTTCTCTAAAACATTCGATGATACAATTGAAATAACGATTTCTGACAATGGAATCGGAAGAGAAAAGTCTAAAGCATTAAAAACCCTGAATCAAAAGAAGCAAAAGTCGCAAGGGATGAGTAACATTAAAAAGAGGATTAATATTCTAAATACGATGTACAAGGATAAGGTAGATGTCTTTATCTCCGACCTAACTGGTCAGGAAGAAGGTACTCTGGTAAAGTTAGTACTCAAAAAAGATAAATAA
- a CDS encoding VWA domain-containing protein — protein MKTVCIWSLLCLLMIPVSCKAENNSRPELAFQTENSHQIYTSKTDPDTKNIQVALLLDTSNSMDGLIDQAKAQLWEIVNELSYAKCGHYKIKLQIALYEYGNDLLPSKEGYIRQVLPFSDDLDEISKELFALTTNGGNEYCGKVINTSINQLDWKKNNDHLKLIFIAGNEPFTQGPVNYKDAATDAIEKDITINTIFCGNYKQGIETNWKDGADLTKGEYSAIDHNRETIHIATPYDDIILQLNRKLNNTYIYYGNEGSKKISLQAEQDSNARSYSPANAVSRTVSKSSGFYKNKSWDLVDAAEDKDFELEEVAKEELPQELKNKSNTELKQYITQKSNERKEVQKKIQELNKKRITYIKNNSKKDASNLEAALIKAIKTQGERKSFSWKE, from the coding sequence ATGAAGACAGTATGTATATGGAGTTTATTATGCTTGCTAATGATTCCTGTTTCATGTAAAGCGGAAAATAACTCCCGTCCAGAATTAGCCTTTCAAACGGAAAATTCACATCAGATTTACACATCTAAGACAGATCCAGACACCAAAAATATTCAAGTAGCACTATTATTGGATACAAGCAATAGTATGGACGGTTTAATTGACCAAGCAAAAGCACAACTATGGGAAATCGTAAATGAGTTATCCTATGCAAAATGTGGTCACTATAAAATAAAACTACAGATTGCTTTATATGAATATGGTAATGATCTTTTACCATCAAAGGAAGGTTATATAAGACAGGTACTACCCTTTTCTGACGACCTTGATGAGATTTCGAAAGAGCTTTTTGCCTTAACTACTAATGGCGGAAACGAATATTGTGGAAAAGTAATAAACACTTCTATTAACCAATTAGATTGGAAAAAAAACAATGATCATCTAAAACTAATCTTTATAGCAGGGAACGAACCTTTTACGCAAGGTCCTGTAAACTATAAAGATGCTGCTACCGATGCTATAGAAAAGGATATTACGATAAATACCATCTTTTGTGGAAACTACAAACAAGGTATTGAAACGAACTGGAAAGATGGAGCGGATTTAACTAAAGGAGAATATAGCGCTATTGATCATAATAGGGAAACTATACATATAGCAACGCCTTATGATGATATCATTTTACAATTAAATCGAAAATTAAACAACACCTATATCTATTATGGAAACGAAGGTTCTAAAAAAATAAGTCTACAAGCCGAACAAGATAGTAATGCAAGATCATATAGTCCGGCGAACGCAGTTAGCAGAACTGTAAGTAAAAGTTCTGGGTTTTATAAAAACAAAAGCTGGGATTTAGTGGATGCTGCAGAAGATAAAGATTTCGAGCTAGAAGAAGTAGCTAAAGAAGAGTTACCTCAAGAATTAAAGAATAAGTCTAACACCGAGCTAAAACAATACATCACTCAAAAAAGTAATGAACGAAAGGAAGTCCAGAAAAAAATTCAGGAATTGAACAAGAAACGAATAACGTATATAAAGAACAATAGCAAAAAAGATGCTTCTAATCTTGAAGCTGCTCTTATTAAAGCTATAAAAACTCAAGGAGAGAGAAAATCCTTCAGCTGGAAAGAATAA
- a CDS encoding rhodanese-like domain-containing protein, with product MKTNIIVLLIVLTPITMLSQKKSELKKSKVDYNSFLEITEEVMEYRQNRLIPLDQFLDFAKDNGTILLDTRSEAAYKRKHLKGSIHLNFSDFTEEKLAKLIPDKKTRILIYCNNNIDGDAFNFPTKSIPLALNIPTFINLYGYGYKNIYELSSLVPIRDERLKFTGTEVE from the coding sequence ATGAAAACTAATATAATCGTTCTGCTAATCGTTTTAACACCCATAACCATGTTGTCTCAAAAAAAATCAGAATTAAAAAAATCTAAAGTCGATTACAATTCCTTTTTAGAAATCACGGAAGAAGTTATGGAATATCGACAAAACAGATTAATACCTTTGGATCAATTTCTTGATTTCGCAAAAGACAATGGCACCATTTTATTGGACACACGATCAGAAGCAGCTTATAAGAGAAAACATCTTAAGGGTTCGATTCATTTAAATTTTTCTGATTTTACTGAAGAAAAATTAGCCAAACTAATTCCAGATAAAAAAACCAGGATATTAATTTATTGTAATAATAATATCGATGGTGATGCTTTTAATTTTCCAACCAAGAGCATACCATTAGCGTTGAATATCCCAACATTTATTAATCTTTACGGTTATGGCTATAAAAACATATACGAACTATCCTCTTTAGTCCCAATACGCGATGAGCGTCTAAAGTTTACAGGCACCGAAGTAGAATAA
- a CDS encoding type IX secretion system membrane protein PorP/SprF: protein MNLKKYYLLFAILTSQFIFSQEGIPVYADYLSDNLYLVHPSMAGASNANKIRLTARKQWFDVDNAPNTQSANVNFRTGDKVGLGAIIYQDENGPFSQTGVFATFAYHLLFSRDRTDLNMLSFGISGAFIQSNLDTSEFDDPLDPDPAIQGRLQKDGYFNLDVGMSYHYLDWFAHFTVKNILPTTRGLFDNSNNTIVEPNNQRRYIFSVGHVFGLGNGGPWSLEPSILYQATDQTKESTIDGNLKAYRNFGESIVLWGGLSYRRSFDGAEFSQTGLEIESQKLQYITPFLGINYRKWMVGYTYSYQSNSVVLTNGGFHQLTLGYDFGKRKERWNCHCPAVNN, encoded by the coding sequence ATGAATTTGAAGAAATACTATTTGTTGTTTGCTATACTAACCTCACAATTTATTTTTTCTCAGGAAGGAATTCCGGTTTATGCAGATTATCTTTCTGATAACTTATATCTGGTTCATCCTTCTATGGCTGGAGCTTCTAATGCGAATAAGATTAGGCTTACGGCAAGGAAACAATGGTTTGATGTAGATAATGCGCCTAATACCCAATCAGCTAATGTTAATTTTAGAACTGGAGATAAAGTAGGTCTTGGAGCAATAATATATCAGGACGAGAATGGTCCTTTTTCTCAGACAGGAGTTTTTGCAACATTCGCATATCATTTGTTATTTTCTCGTGATCGAACCGATCTGAATATGTTATCTTTTGGTATTAGTGGTGCATTTATTCAATCTAACTTAGATACTAGCGAGTTTGACGATCCTTTGGATCCAGATCCTGCAATACAGGGTAGACTGCAAAAAGATGGATATTTTAACTTGGACGTAGGGATGTCTTATCATTACCTAGACTGGTTTGCTCATTTTACAGTAAAAAATATATTGCCAACTACAAGAGGTCTTTTTGATAATTCTAATAACACAATCGTAGAGCCTAACAATCAGAGAAGATATATTTTTTCTGTAGGACACGTTTTTGGATTAGGAAATGGAGGTCCTTGGAGTTTAGAACCGTCGATTCTTTATCAGGCAACTGACCAAACTAAGGAAAGCACTATTGATGGGAACTTAAAAGCGTATAGGAATTTTGGAGAGAGTATAGTATTATGGGGAGGATTGTCTTATCGAAGAAGTTTTGATGGAGCAGAGTTCTCTCAAACAGGTTTAGAAATTGAGAGCCAAAAATTACAATACATCACACCGTTTCTAGGTATAAATTATAGAAAATGGATGGTTGGATATACCTATAGTTATCAATCTAACTCTGTAGTTTTAACTAATGGAGGTTTTCATCAGTTAACATTAGGGTACGATTTCGGAAAACGTAAAGAACGATGGAACTGTCATTGTCCAGCTGTTAACAATTAG
- a CDS encoding NifU family protein translates to MEKKFEIKIEPTSNPSIIKFEANYFLTEHTSYEFENIDHAKNSPLAQQLFYLPFVKRVFIAQNFVAIDKYDIIEWADVQEEVAGQIKEYLNSGQLVINETTSTKKTPITIYAESTPNPAVLKFVANKKLVATGHEFKSIDDTKEAPLAEKLFHFPFVKEVYIDENYISISKYDMADWNDITMEIREFLREYLEQGKEVLSENATVSKSQVEKQAEATFEKLDDTSKDIVNIIEEYIKPAVASDGGNIMFDSYDPDSKVVKVILQGACSGCPSSTFTLKNGIENMLKEMLKDKVAFVEAING, encoded by the coding sequence ATGGAAAAGAAATTTGAAATAAAAATAGAACCCACTTCCAATCCGAGTATCATAAAATTTGAAGCTAATTATTTCCTAACCGAACATACTAGTTATGAATTTGAAAATATAGATCACGCTAAAAATTCACCGTTAGCCCAACAATTATTTTATTTGCCATTTGTAAAAAGAGTATTTATAGCACAAAACTTTGTAGCTATCGATAAGTATGATATTATAGAATGGGCTGATGTACAAGAAGAGGTTGCGGGACAAATAAAAGAATATTTAAACAGTGGGCAATTGGTTATAAATGAAACTACATCTACTAAAAAAACACCTATAACCATTTACGCGGAAAGTACTCCAAATCCTGCAGTACTTAAATTTGTAGCAAATAAAAAACTAGTTGCTACAGGACACGAATTTAAAAGTATTGATGATACTAAAGAAGCTCCTCTTGCAGAAAAGTTGTTTCATTTCCCCTTTGTGAAGGAAGTATATATTGATGAGAATTATATTTCTATTAGTAAGTATGATATGGCAGACTGGAATGATATTACAATGGAAATAAGAGAATTTCTGAGAGAATATCTAGAGCAAGGCAAAGAAGTACTTTCAGAAAATGCTACCGTATCCAAAAGTCAAGTAGAAAAGCAAGCCGAGGCAACGTTCGAGAAATTAGATGATACCTCAAAGGATATTGTAAACATTATAGAGGAATATATCAAACCAGCTGTTGCTAGTGATGGAGGTAATATTATGTTTGACTCTTATGATCCAGATAGTAAAGTAGTAAAAGTAATTTTGCAAGGAGCTTGTAGCGGATGTCCTTCTTCTACCTTTACCTTAAAAAACGGTATAGAAAATATGCTAAAAGAGATGCTAAAAGATAAAGTAGCCTTTGTAGAAGCAATAAATGGGTAG
- a CDS encoding dodecin family protein, with translation MAIVKVIEVIATSEKGWEDAAKNGIKEASKTVKNIKSAWVSDQKMIIKDNEISAYRVILKISFEIN, from the coding sequence ATGGCAATTGTTAAAGTAATAGAAGTAATAGCAACCTCAGAAAAAGGTTGGGAAGATGCAGCAAAAAATGGAATAAAAGAAGCTAGTAAAACAGTGAAAAACATTAAATCTGCGTGGGTCTCGGATCAAAAAATGATTATTAAGGATAATGAAATTTCTGCATATAGAGTTATTCTTAAAATATCTTTCGAGATAAATTAA
- the tsaB gene encoding tRNA (adenosine(37)-N6)-threonylcarbamoyltransferase complex dimerization subunit type 1 TsaB — translation MAYILCIETSTTNCSVALVNDKEVVVSKEDYDTKYSHAERLHQFINIVVNEAGIAFRDLDAISVSKGPGSYTGLRIGVSTAKGLCYGLNIPLISVDTLHSLALQVKAKEGFVVPMIDARRMEVYSAIFSNTYKQLRSTEAEVLTEASYETYLQKNKVYFIGNGVAKFAEINKHKNAEFISDKLPSAIEMATVSYTKFLEKDFENVSYFEPYYLKDFVTG, via the coding sequence ATGGCCTATATTCTTTGTATAGAAACTTCTACAACTAATTGTTCCGTAGCCTTAGTTAACGATAAGGAGGTAGTTGTGTCTAAAGAGGATTATGATACTAAATATTCTCACGCTGAGCGTTTACATCAATTTATTAATATTGTAGTTAATGAAGCCGGAATAGCTTTTAGAGATCTCGATGCCATATCCGTAAGTAAAGGACCTGGTTCTTATACAGGTTTGAGAATTGGTGTTTCTACAGCAAAGGGATTATGTTACGGTTTAAATATTCCGTTAATTTCTGTGGATACATTACATTCGTTAGCCTTACAGGTAAAAGCTAAAGAAGGTTTTGTGGTTCCTATGATTGATGCTAGGAGAATGGAAGTGTATTCTGCAATTTTCTCTAATACCTATAAACAACTAAGATCTACAGAGGCGGAAGTATTAACAGAGGCTTCTTATGAAACCTATTTACAAAAAAATAAAGTATATTTTATTGGGAATGGAGTTGCTAAATTTGCTGAAATTAACAAACATAAAAATGCAGAATTTATTTCAGACAAATTGCCATCTGCAATAGAGATGGCTACTGTAAGTTACACAAAGTTTTTAGAAAAAGATTTTGAAAATGTTAGTTACTTCGAACCCTATTACTTAAAAGACTTCGTGACGGGTTAG